The Candidatus Bathyarchaeota archaeon genomic interval TATCAGCAGTGTATACATCACCAGTAACATCCGCGCTATCGGTAGAGTTAGCCCACATAACGGTTACAGCGGTTGCATCCGTTTCAAGGAAGCCCTCACCGGTTAGCGTTAAGTTTTGACCGATTGCAACCTCGATTGGTGACCCAGACAGAGACGTGTCTTCAGTTACCTCGTAGGAGGTAGACATCGAGTTGGTTGCGTCTGTAACGGTCACTGTGTAAGAGCCAGCGGCCATGCTTGGTACGTAAAACGTATCGGATAGGAACTCGTTGGCGGCTATACTGCCGTTGTGTATAACGAGTGTATCACCCATTGTGACGTTATACTTTCCACTAGCCTCGAAGCCAACTCCGGATACGACTACACCAGATCCTACGTCTCCAGAACTCGTGCCTAAAGTCATAGACATGAGACCTATCTTGTAGGTGCCTGTATCGCTCACACCGTATACTAGATCCTGAGCAGTTACCACGTAAGTAGTGAAGACAGCTGATGGAACCGTAAGGGTTGCACTGAATGTACCGTCAGCTTCCACATCGGCAGTTACTGATGATGTGGCAAGGGAGACGGTTATATCACTGCCTTCTATCTGGGTGAAGTTAACCCCGGTCACGGTGACCGTGGTTCCCGGGACTCCGTGAGTCGGTGAGACCGTTATCGTAGATTCACCGCCATTGCCAATCGTGAAATTGGCGTAGGCCGTGTATGTGCCGTCTGTGACAGAGATGGGGTATTTGCCCTCACCTGCGGAGGGTATAACGACAGTTCCGGTGAACGCTCCGTCATCGTCTACGGTGAAATCATCATCTGTGATGTTCATGATATTTGCGGCTAAAGCTACTGCTGAATTCCATGCGACATAACCATCTACAGCGGTCTCATTGATTTCGACATCCGCAGTAAAGCCTCTCCCCGTGATTGTAACTTGGTAACCTTCGGGGCCCTCATCCTCTGTGAGGGTAATAGCTGCGCCGATCGTGAAACTATGAGTGGAAGTGTTATTGCCATCTGTCACGTTGATTGTATAAACCCCATAATTAACATCGGGAACGTCAAAGGTGATTGCGACACCACCGTTTGCATCTGTCTCCGAGTTATTTACTATTGGGTTGGTGTAAGTAGCATTCCAGAAGGTGGTGTTTACGTCTTCTTGATCAGCGAAAAAACCTGTAATGGTAACGATGAGATCGTCACCAGGTATCCCACTGTCAATATTTAGGTCAATCTCTGGACTGACAGTTATGGCTTGAGACATTGCATTATCAACGGTGTCACTCACCCAAATATAGGAGGTGCCAGCCGGTGTATCGGGTACAAGAACATCCATTTCATATGTTCCGTCGTTGGCGACCGTGGTTGTGTTTAGAACTGTGCCACCAGTCACTAGGTCCCAGTAAGCTGAGACTGTAGAGCCTGGAACAGAGGATGCTGCACCACTAATACCGATAATATCTCCAACTTGGACAGTAGTATCATCGGGAACTACGGTTGTGGCTAAGACAGATATGAATGGCATAGCGAACGAAAGGGTTAGAATTGTTAGTACGAATATTGATAAAATCTTTTTAGAGTATTTTTTCATTTTTCTTTTCACTCTTTATTTATCGTTCGAGCCAGAGATGAATTATACTCAAAGAGTAACCTCCACCCTACTCGACGATTGGTTGAAAAGCATAAATCGATTACTTAAGTCTATGTCTACAGGAACCTATCCTGTGTATACAACACACGCAAAAAAATGGTTGAAACAGGAAAGAATAGGGGTTGCAGAGTAAATATAGGGTCTTAGCATCCATATAAACTGGTATAAAAACCCTAAGCAAGACCTATACTCCTCATATCCCATAAAATAGAAGGATTAAAAGATTTAGGGCTTTAATAAATACGTTAAAACCAACCCCAATTGAGATAAAAATTAACAGGTAACAATAAACCCTGATTCACCGTCTGTTATAGGTATGAAAAACCCTCTTGAAGCTCAACTTTGCGAGACCCCTAATAAAGTGAATCTCATCCTTCTCGTAGCCTAGCGGAGCCATAAGACCTACAACATAGCTAACTAAGAGCTCTGTCATCTCCTCGGAGAGGGAGAATGAGGCAAACCTTAGCTCAACTTTCATCTCGTCGTGCGTCATCTCAACCTCGTCAAGGTTCCAGGAGACCTTCAACGCCCCTCCGATCACGTCGATAGCATTCTCACCGAAAAGGGTCCGGAGATACTCCCCGTTCCATCTCCCAGCCTCGTCCCAGTCAGAAAGAGTAACCTCCTTTTCAGTAGAGTATAAGGCCTTAACTACCTTATCGAGAGTCTGGCGGGGAACTTGGATCGCCCCGGCAGCAAGCTGGACCCGGTGAATCCGGTGTGATTCAACGGCCTCACCTAAGGGCATCAAAATGTCCTCGGCTCTCAGGGCCTCCTCGAGGTTCTCCGCTGAGTACGCAGCCAGGGACAGCCCCTTTCGGGTAGCCGCCCGCTGGAGCCGGTCCAGCAGCTCCTCAGGCAGAGATAGGAGTTTATTATCAGACGTTGTCTCAGGGATCATCATGCTCACCGTGGGCTCGTGAAGGTGAGCCGAATCATCCCTTTACTATTCTCAGTCTCTGTATGCTCCCAGCCGAAAGTCTCCATGACTCCCCTAATGAAGAGGCCATGCATCTCGGTGAACCCGTCGGTGTACATCTCCCCAACGCAGGAGATCACGATGCGCCCCCCATTCTGCTTCTCGATGCTGGTGACAGGTTTCCCCAAGGAGAGAAGTTCCAAGGCACTCTTGAAGGAGGGTACAGGATCGCCCCCCTTATCAGCAAAATACCTTCCATACCACCTGCCAGTCTCATGCCAGATCTCAGCGAGCTCATCCCTGGCCTTCTCATAGGCGAGCCCTACCACCTCGTACAGAAGCTTTTCTACGGTGAAAGTAAAGCCCAGGGTCTTGGCCTTCTCAATCTTCTCCCGGTTTTCGATGATGTTATTGAGACTGAGTCCCATTCCATCCGCTCGGAGCACCTGCTCAAGGATCTCGTTAAGCGTGCTATAGACCGTAGAGCCCCGCCTCTTGGCGATCTCGACGAGCTTGTTGGCGATTTCTTCATCAGCGGCAAGCATCTTTCTTCTGGATGACAAGGGCCTGTTTCACCTCAGGAGGGCCTATGGCCCCCATTATAGAATGCAGTGGGTGATGTCCTCAACAACCTTGCCGGTATCCTCATCGTCAACCGACCCTCTGACAACGAACCTGGATAATCTACCCCCGATTGATTATAAAGCTATAGATTATAACAAGAAGGTGATGCACCAATATAGTAGTCCTTCCCTAGCAATCATATTAGCCCCTCCGCGTGCGGTTGGTTACTGATACGGATATAGGGAGTACGGAAATGCACGCGGTTACCATGGATTGCTCTTAAGTTTGAGAGTCCAAGCTACTATATTGCTGAGGTAGTGGATAGGGAGAGTCGCGATTAGGATCCCTACGGCCTGATCCCATCTGGGCGCCTGAGCAGTAAATCCAACAAGGATCACTGCGAAGACGATAAACCCCATCTGATCGGCGATGGGGAGGAGTGCTCCCGGCTTAAGATTCGCTCTCCTCTTGAAAAAGGACACGATAAGATCGCCCCCGATCGCTCCGATGGAGAGTAGGGCGGCCTTGAGTGGGCTCCCCTGAATTAGACCAATGAGGAAACCAGCTGCGAGACCAGAGATAGTCCCCCGGAGGGTCTTATGGTTCCCGAAGAGGGGCTTTCCGTCGACCCAGTTCTTGCCCTTGTCAAGGGGGCCATCGCCGCTCAGCACCACAGGGGTTGCGTTAGCTATGTAGGCGGGGAGGTAGATGTAGACGGTCTCCGCGAACCAGGTCAAGAGAGGGAGGTTCATGGTATTTAGGCCTCCTCGATGCCGGTCTCCCCCAGTTTGAATCTGCATGACCTCTGCTCATCTCCGGGTTTCTTGAGGATCGCCTGGCGTACCCCCTGCATTGAGGTGGTCTCAAGCTTTAGGATGGTGTCTGACCAATATCTTAGGAGTCTCTGGGCCACAGGCTCCACCTCCGGGGGGTCTCTATCCAAGATGCTGTGGACCTGCCCTGTGACGAGTATTGCTGAGTCTTTGATTTTAGCGGTCTCTGAGAGAAAGCCCAACTGCCGATTAAGCTCTTTATTAGATCTAAATGTCCTCTCAGAGCGCCCTGTCTCGAGGCGGTAGGGCCCTGTTATTGAATCGACTACGATGGGAATATTCCCGTTGTGAAGGAGGTCGGAGAGGCTCTCAATGGTCCTGCCCTGCTCATGGAAGCTCATGGATCTCCAGATGAGCAGGCGCTCCAGGGCCTTAGGGTCCTTGGTGATCTGGGTTAGCCGTCGTGTAGAGAGCTTGTTATCTGAGTCGATGTAGTAGGCCTTAGCCCAAGGGTCTCTCTCGAGGTGTCTTACCAGACTTGTGAAGGCAATAGTTGTTTTCCCCGTAGAGGCCTCACCATAGATGAGGGAGACGGATCCGTACCTGAACCCTCCCCCCAGTAGATCATCTAGCGGGGATAAGCCTGTAGGGAGACGTCGTTCCATCTAGGGTCATGTTGGTAAGCGTTCACGTGTTTATATAAAAGTCGCTTTCCTGCTGGATGCCGGTTCAACGCTCTTACCATTGTCCTTTATCTGTGAGTTAACGTTCTTCAGAGTCACCGCGGTCGTTCTCTAGGGGGAGGCGACGCAGGTAGCTACCACCGCTGATCCCCTGAGCAGTTATGCCTGCTTCGTCGAAAGTAATCCAGTAGATATTCTCGAGGATATGACAGGCGATGAATGAGTAAATTAGAGATAGAGGGGGTAGGCGTATCATAAACTCCAATGCGGATCTGTAAAGCTTTCAACGAGACAGTTCAAGATGAAATATCCGGAACATGATTCAGGGAAAACCCGATTTGAAGCATGTGGCGATTGATTCTGATCCTAGGATTGACAACGTCTTAGCCCTTCCCTCGACTTTCAGCCCCCCAGAGTTACGCATTGAGAGTCTCACTATTGTCGCCAATAACGTGAGTCTTGCCAGGGGATCTTCCCGTAAAGGTATGGAGGTCAATCATTTTAGCTGTTGCCGACGGGGGAATCCGTTATTATCATCGGTGGATCATCTTGATCTGTGGAGGGAAATGGTTCCAGAGGGCGAGCTCTCCTCGTCCTATCAATCTCCCTATTCCTTGGGCTCACGTTATGGTTCAGCTCTGGTACGGTTACCTCCCAGTTAGCATCCGTCTTTGATGCCTCAGGGCATGGTAGGGCTCTCTTGGGCGTGGGGCTCACCGGAGGGTTCGTGGTGGGATGTTTAGTTTATGCCTTCCTGAACGTGGCAGACGTCTATGACGCAAGGAGTGTTTACGTGGCCTCCGCGTTGGCAGGGGGGCTTGCTAATGGGGTCGCTGCTTTGGGGTGGTCTTTGGGGGTGGTGATTCTATTCCGATTCTTGACGGGTTTCTTCCTAGCAGGGGTCTACCCCGTGGGTATGAAGCTAGCGGCCTCCTGGTTTCAAGAGGACCGGGGGTTAGCGCTGGGAGTGATGGTGGGTGCATTGACCCTAGGTTCTGGGCTTCCTTACCTGATAGGGATGCTGGGGTTCCCGGGCTGGAGAGGTACCATGCTTGCATCGTCAGGGTTGGCGGGTTTAGGGGGGTTACTAGTCGGGCAACTCTTCCGGGAAGGGCCTCATGGGGTGGGGGCCGTAAATTTTGAGGTGGGTAAATTTGCGGAGATACTGGGGAACGGAGCTCAGAAACTAGTGTTCGTAGGTTATTTCGGACACATGTGGGAACTCTACGCAATGTGGGTCTGGGTGCCAGTGTTCCTGAGAGAGTCGTATCTTGGGGCTTATCCGAGTTCGGACCCCATGGGGTTCGTGTCAGTAGGGGCTTTCCTGGTGTTCCTGTTCGGGGCGGTGGCTACGGGAGTAGGGGGGAGAATCGCGGACTCATGTGGGCGTACAGTTTTTACGGGGGGTATTCTGGGCTTGAGCGGGCTGATTTCCCTGGTGATAGGTTTTTTTTTCGAATATCCGTATTTAGCGTTGGCTGTTGCAGTGGCGTGGGGAGTAGTAGTGATTCCTGATTCACCACAATATTCGGCGATGGTGGCAGAGTTGGCGGAGGAGGGATATGTAGGGACGGCATTGACCCTGCAGATGGCCTTGGGATTCCTTTTGACGATCTTCTCCATCCGGATGGTGCCGTGGTACGTTGGGATGGTTAAGTGGCGATATGGGTTCACGATTTTGGGTGTGGGCCCTCTGGTGGGGATCGCCTCAATGTACTTTTTGAGAAGGCATCCGGACTCTGTGAGGATTGCAGGTGGAAGGAAATGACCAGCCAGCTGGGGTTTACCCTTCGCGCAGGGTCCGCAACGATGTTTTATTCCAGAAATGGTTTATGGGTGGCTATTCCCCCACAATTTCATACCTTAGAATCCCAATGGAGGGGATCTCACACTCCAGGACATCCCCAACATCAAGGTACCCGTTGGGCCAGCTGCGGGCTACCCCGGCCACTGTCCCTGTAGAGATGATGTCCCCAGGCTCTAAAGTGGTTCCATTAGAAAGGTACTCAATGATCCGGGGTATCCTGATGATCATCGTGGATAGATCCCCGTTTTGCCTCGTATCCCCGTTCACCCGAGTTATGAGTTTCATGGGCGGGTCGTAGGGGTCTGGGACCTCGTCACGGGTTAGTATGCATGGGCCCATGGGACCGGCATTGTCCATTCCTTTCCCTTTAGTCCAGTTGATGTCGTTCTTGAATAGCCTAAAGTCCACGTCTTGGGGGAACCCCTGGTCCCGAGCACTCACGTCGATGAGGATGGTATAACCCGCGATATGATCATATGCTTCCTCCTGAGAGATGTACTTCCCCTGCTTTCCTATGACCACCGCGAGTTCGCACTCATAGTCCATCTTGTCTGTTGCCCGCACCTTGATTACGGGCCCTTGGGGGCCCACCACTAGCCCGGGGGGTTTTTGGAAAATATCGGGGACACTCAGCTTCATCCCTTTGAGCCTTATTATCTCCGCAGCCCTTGCCTTAGGATCCTTTATACTCTCTGTCGCATGGCCGTAGAAGTTCACTGCAGTACAGTACAATTTCCCCGGTGAAGGAATAGGTGCTTCTAGCCTTACCTCTTCAAGCTTAAGCCAAAGTCTCTCTCCATCTAGGCCCTCTTTGTCCCCAGACTGGTCCGCCATGTACTCGAGGGTCGCCCTCGCAGCCTCCATAGCCACCTCTCCGCCAATTAGGAAGGCTCTCATCGATGGCGGGATGAGGCCAAGGGCCAATATGCAAGCGTTCATCCTCCCGTGTGCCTCCCTCAGGTACACAGCATAAGCTGAGGTAAGATCTAACACCTTGGCGCCCACGAGGGCCCCGATTCTCTCCTCGGTGTGCATCTTGAATGTAACGAGCTTCATATGGTAGAGCTAGAGAAAGGTCGGTGTATATTTGCTTTCAGATAAAGTGGATCTCAGTTCGCGCGTGGTGATAGCAGTAAAGAAGACTTTGCTCACGCGGCTATACGCTGTCATGTGCGTCCTGTCGTATTGATCAATGAGACTCTCCATCTAGAGGCTTATGACGACGAAGGCAACCATGAAGCTGCTAGAAGATAGGCCCATGGAAGCAACGAAGAATATTAGTCCCAACATAAGAATAGGGCTGGATCGGAAAATACTCTTCTCTCTTGGGGGACCGCCTTAGATAAATGAGAGGATGCCAGGGGGTGGTTAGTAAATTGGGCCTTCACCAGCCAACTGCCTGGCCATCGGCCCGGGAGTCGGAGCCCGCGCATAGAATCCCTGTTTCAGGGTCCCTGAGGATGATCTGACCTCTCCCGAAAGATACACGGGTGTACCCAGAGGCGGGGACCACCTTGTGGCCCAAACTTGTGAGGGCGGCTATGGTCTCCGGGGCAATCCCCTCTTCGAGGAGGATGTTGCCCCCGCTGGTGCCGTCAACGATATTGAAGCGAGGGGCATCGAGGGCCTCTTGGGGGTTCATTCCGTAGTCCACCATATTCACCACAACCTGAACGTGACCCTGGGGCTGCATAAAGCCCCCCATTACTCCAAAAGGACCGTGAAGAAGCCCGTCCCTGAGCATCATACCAGGGATGATCGTATGGTATGGACGTTTTTCGGGCTCCAATCTGTTGGGATGGCCCTTCTCTAAGGTGAAATTGGCTCCTCGGTTCTGGAGGGTAAACCCACAGCCCTTGGGTATAAGGCCCGTCCCGAAGCCCATATAGTTGCTGTTGATGAAGCTGCACGCGTTCCCTTCACCGTCCACTGTGCAGAAATAGACAGTGTCCGATCCTGCAAAGGGGCTCCCCCTCCCAACGGTCACTAAGGCTGCGGCGGAGTTTATGAGCCTCCGGCGCTCCGCTGCGTAGCCCTTGGAGATGAGTTCATCTATCGGGACGTGAACGATGTCAGGATCAGCAATGTACCATCTGGCGTCGGCGAAGGCGATCCGCATCGCCTCTATGAGAGTATGGAGGTGACTGACGCTGGAGTGCTTTATTCCCTCCAAGCTATACCCCTCAAGGATGTTTAGGGCTATCAATGCGGTGATCCCCTGGCCGTTGGGGGGGATCTCTACCACTTCGGTGCCTTTGTAGTCAACGCTAATGGGATCGGGGAATGTACTTTTGTGGTATTTGAGGTCTTCCGTTGTCATGACTCCACACTTAGAGTCTAGGAGCTCTACGATCGCCTCGGCGATCCGGCCCTCATAGAAGCCCTGCTTCCCATGATCGGCGAGAGTGCGGAAGGTCTGGGCAAGGGTTGGGTTCCTCATGAGCTCTCCTGTTCGGGGGGCCCGGCCGTCAATTAGCATCTCCTCGGAGTGAGGACCCGACTTGAGGCTCGATACTCCAAGGGCCCACGCCCTGGCTGTGAGAGGGGCAACGGGGAATCCGTCCTCCGCGAGTCTGATGGCCGGCTCCAACACTTTGCCGAGTTCCATGGTGCCGAAGCATTCTAGGGTGTCGACCCAGCCTGCTGCGGCCCCAGGAACGGTGACAGTATAGACCCCATTCCGAGGCATCGTGTCATATCCCAAGTTGTATAGAAGATCTGGCGTGAGGGCTGCAGGGGATCTACCGCTGCCGTTGAGACCCAGCACCCGCCCTTTCTCGGCGTGGTAATAAAGACAGAAACAGTCCCCTCCGATACCCGTAGAGGAGGGCTCGGTGACGTTGAGGGCCGCTGCGGTGGCGACAGCAGCGTCCGCAGCATTGCCACCGACCTGGAGGATATGCAGGCCCGCCGCAGAAGCGAGGGGCTGGCTTGAGGCTACCATACCATGGGTGGTGTAGACGGGGCTGCGCCTTGAGTCAAACTTCATAGAGGGGGGGACGTTCTTTGGGTGTGATAAGCTTGGTGGTTATGAGGAGTGGATAGAAGGGGAGGTTCCGGGAGATTAGAGGCGAGGCTATATATGATCCCTGTGACGTGGGGGGAGAGCCCAAAGCTTGTCCCGAACGCCTAGAGCCCCTCCCACGGTGGGCCCCCATCTGCACCACGGAAAAGGAAATTCCCTCCACGTTGAAGACCACCTACAGGACACCCGCCGCCATAATGGAGGCCACGATGGATTTGTACGTTAAGAAATCTATGGAACACAACTCTAGGTTATGGATTGGAGAAGGATTAAGGCATAATATTACTTTTTATGGACTAACCCGGCACAACAATCATTAAAGGGGAAGGGGAAACCGACAGAAAGAAGTTCTGAGGGTTGCATGACATGACAAGTAAATCCTATTTTCGCATCACAAAGGATGTTTTCTCTAACAGGAATATCCTCACCATCGCCCTAACCACCTCGGCGTTTACCCTCATGGAGCAGGGCTGGCGCCCCTTCTGGAACCTCTATCTCAAGACTGAGCTAAACGCATCCATCCCCGCTCTAGGCCTGCTTGCAATGATCCAGTCCTCGGAGCGCCTCCTGTTCCAGCTCCCCGGGGGGCTCC includes:
- a CDS encoding CDP-2,3-bis-(O-geranylgeranyl)-sn-glycerol synthase; the protein is MQIQTGGDRHRGGLNTMNLPLLTWFAETVYIYLPAYIANATPVVLSGDGPLDKGKNWVDGKPLFGNHKTLRGTISGLAAGFLIGLIQGSPLKAALLSIGAIGGDLIVSFFKRRANLKPGALLPIADQMGFIVFAVILVGFTAQAPRWDQAVGILIATLPIHYLSNIVAWTLKLKSNPW
- a CDS encoding ATPase domain-containing protein encodes the protein MERRLPTGLSPLDDLLGGGFRYGSVSLIYGEASTGKTTIAFTSLVRHLERDPWAKAYYIDSDNKLSTRRLTQITKDPKALERLLIWRSMSFHEQGRTIESLSDLLHNGNIPIVVDSITGPYRLETGRSERTFRSNKELNRQLGFLSETAKIKDSAILVTGQVHSILDRDPPEVEPVAQRLLRYWSDTILKLETTSMQGVRQAILKKPGDEQRSCRFKLGETGIEEA
- a CDS encoding MFS transporter; protein product: MEGNGSRGRALLVLSISLFLGLTLWFSSGTVTSQLASVFDASGHGRALLGVGLTGGFVVGCLVYAFLNVADVYDARSVYVASALAGGLANGVAALGWSLGVVILFRFLTGFFLAGVYPVGMKLAASWFQEDRGLALGVMVGALTLGSGLPYLIGMLGFPGWRGTMLASSGLAGLGGLLVGQLFREGPHGVGAVNFEVGKFAEILGNGAQKLVFVGYFGHMWELYAMWVWVPVFLRESYLGAYPSSDPMGFVSVGAFLVFLFGAVATGVGGRIADSCGRTVFTGGILGLSGLISLVIGFFFEYPYLALAVAVAWGVVVIPDSPQYSAMVAELAEEGYVGTALTLQMALGFLLTIFSIRMVPWYVGMVKWRYGFTILGVGPLVGIASMYFLRRHPDSVRIAGGRK
- a CDS encoding fumarylacetoacetate hydrolase family protein; protein product: MKLVTFKMHTEERIGALVGAKVLDLTSAYAVYLREAHGRMNACILALGLIPPSMRAFLIGGEVAMEAARATLEYMADQSGDKEGLDGERLWLKLEEVRLEAPIPSPGKLYCTAVNFYGHATESIKDPKARAAEIIRLKGMKLSVPDIFQKPPGLVVGPQGPVIKVRATDKMDYECELAVVIGKQGKYISQEEAYDHIAGYTILIDVSARDQGFPQDVDFRLFKNDINWTKGKGMDNAGPMGPCILTRDEVPDPYDPPMKLITRVNGDTRQNGDLSTMIIRIPRIIEYLSNGTTLEPGDIISTGTVAGVARSWPNGYLDVGDVLECEIPSIGILRYEIVGE
- the ggt gene encoding gamma-glutamyltransferase — translated: MKFDSRRSPVYTTHGMVASSQPLASAAGLHILQVGGNAADAAVATAAALNVTEPSSTGIGGDCFCLYYHAEKGRVLGLNGSGRSPAALTPDLLYNLGYDTMPRNGVYTVTVPGAAAGWVDTLECFGTMELGKVLEPAIRLAEDGFPVAPLTARAWALGVSSLKSGPHSEEMLIDGRAPRTGELMRNPTLAQTFRTLADHGKQGFYEGRIAEAIVELLDSKCGVMTTEDLKYHKSTFPDPISVDYKGTEVVEIPPNGQGITALIALNILEGYSLEGIKHSSVSHLHTLIEAMRIAFADARWYIADPDIVHVPIDELISKGYAAERRRLINSAAALVTVGRGSPFAGSDTVYFCTVDGEGNACSFINSNYMGFGTGLIPKGCGFTLQNRGANFTLEKGHPNRLEPEKRPYHTIIPGMMLRDGLLHGPFGVMGGFMQPQGHVQVVVNMVDYGMNPQEALDAPRFNIVDGTSGGNILLEEGIAPETIAALTSLGHKVVPASGYTRVSFGRGQIILRDPETGILCAGSDSRADGQAVGW